In Gadus chalcogrammus isolate NIFS_2021 chromosome 23, NIFS_Gcha_1.0, whole genome shotgun sequence, a genomic segment contains:
- the tmem108 gene encoding transmembrane protein 108 isoform X1: MCENHEHFGGADGPHDTMKSSLQALSSSLLSVLAFLLIPEGVMSSAPTPHLSHTSWNSDISTANALPSPSPPPPPRPDLQQEGSGGVAFLSGPQAPPTHAHAVRGMKSPDRVSSEASARRGGAQGGPQGVSGGPAGLQRPSVEQPTHTASLEVWRDGGGSLPPGEPRHHSITSREVHASTGEPPTMGLTPLVPSAASPLATPESLPVTTPPPPATPLATAAAALMNPAPANDSLAPQQAAAGGNATDALVPSAAAVASPASLGNATTQRGPPADGGSTVGPASTSPPPPSAPPSPRGANGSEEEPPSTASGSFLNRLVPATDPWVAGGNGSEPTLEAPRGPGDICLSRMDLVWVVLAISVPVATCSVLLTVCCMRRKKKSASQENNLSYWNNAITMDYFSRHAVELPREIHTLESEEQDTCLPPNGDYSGSSVVLVNPFCQETLFINRDKASNI; encoded by the exons agaacCATGAGCACTTTGGAGGAGCAGACGGACCACATGATACCATGAAGTCAAGCCTGCAGGCCCTGAGCTCCTCGCTGCTGA gtgtTCTAGCGTTCCTTCTCATCCCAGAAGGTGTGATGTCATCAGCCCCGACGCCGCACCTGAGCCACACTTCCTGGAACTCTGATATCTCTACGGCAaatgccctcccctcccccagcccccctccccctccccgtccggACTTGCAGCAGGAGGGTTCCGGGGGCGTGGCGTTCTTATCCGGGCCTCAGGCTCCGCCCACGCACGCCCACGCGGTCCGGGGTATGAAGAGCCCAGACCGCGTCTCCAGTGAAGCCTCCGCCAGAAGAGGAGGGGCACAGGGGGGTCCCCAGGGCGTCTCCGGGGGCCCCGCAGGGCTGCAGAGGCCCAGCGTAGAGCAGCCCACCCATACGGCcagtctggaggtctggagGGACGGCGGGGGGTCGCTGCCCCCCGGGGAGCCCCGGCACCACAGCATCACCTCCCGGGAGGTGCACGCCAGCACCGGCGAGCCCCCCACCATGGGGCTCACTCCCCTCGTCCCATCGGCAGCCTCTCCTCTCGCGACACCCGAGTCCCTCCCTGTCACcactcccccgccccccgccaccccgctggccaccgccgccgccgcgctaaTGAACCCCGCCCCGGCCAATGACAGCCTCGCACCTCAGCAGGCCGCCGCCGGCGGTAACGCCACGGACGCCCTCGTCccgtcggcggcggcggtggcgtcgCCGGCGTCGCTGGGGAACGCCACGACGCAGCGGGGGCCGCCCGCCGACGGCGGCTCCACGGTGGGGCCGGcgtccacctctcctccccctccttcggCGCCTCCTTCACCGCGGGGGGCGAACGGCTCGGAAGAGGAGCCTCCGTCCACGGCCAGCGGGAGTTTCCTGAACCGGTTGGTACCGGCCACCGACCCCTGGGTCGCCGGCGGCAACGGCTCGGAGCCCACCCTTGAGGCGCCACGGGGCCCCGGGGACATCTGCCTGAGCCGGATGGACCTGGTGTGGGTGGTGCTGGCCATCAGCGTGCCCGTGGCCACCTGTT CCGTGCTGCTGACCGTGTGCTGCATGCGGAGGAAGAAGAAGTCGGCCAGCCAGGAGAACAACCTGAGCTACTGGAACAACGCCATCACCATGGACTACTTCAGCCGCCATGCCGTGGAGCTGCCCCGCGAGATACACACCCTGGAGAGCGAG
- the tmem108 gene encoding transmembrane protein 108 isoform X2 yields the protein MCENHEHFGGADGPHDTMKSSLQALSSSLLSVLAFLLIPEGVMSSAPTPHLSHTSWNSDISTANALPSPSPPPPPRPDLQQEGSGGVAFLSGPQAPPTHAHAVRGMKSPDRVSSEASARRGGAQGGPQGVSGGPAGLQRPSVEQPTHTASLEVWRDGGGSLPPGEPRHHSITSREVHASTGEPPTMGLTPLVPSAASPLATPESLPVTTPPPPATPLATAAAALMNPAPANDSLAPQQAAAGGNATDALVPSAAAVASPASLGNATTQRGPPADGGSTVGPASTSPPPPSAPPSPRGANGSEEEPPSTASGSFLNRLVPATDPWVAGGNGSEPTLEAPRGPGDICLSRMDLVWVVLAISVPVATCSVLLTVCCMRRKKKSASQENNLSYWNNAITMDYFSRHAVELPREIHTLESEDTCLPPNGDYSGSSVVLVNPFCQETLFINRDKASNI from the exons agaacCATGAGCACTTTGGAGGAGCAGACGGACCACATGATACCATGAAGTCAAGCCTGCAGGCCCTGAGCTCCTCGCTGCTGA gtgtTCTAGCGTTCCTTCTCATCCCAGAAGGTGTGATGTCATCAGCCCCGACGCCGCACCTGAGCCACACTTCCTGGAACTCTGATATCTCTACGGCAaatgccctcccctcccccagcccccctccccctccccgtccggACTTGCAGCAGGAGGGTTCCGGGGGCGTGGCGTTCTTATCCGGGCCTCAGGCTCCGCCCACGCACGCCCACGCGGTCCGGGGTATGAAGAGCCCAGACCGCGTCTCCAGTGAAGCCTCCGCCAGAAGAGGAGGGGCACAGGGGGGTCCCCAGGGCGTCTCCGGGGGCCCCGCAGGGCTGCAGAGGCCCAGCGTAGAGCAGCCCACCCATACGGCcagtctggaggtctggagGGACGGCGGGGGGTCGCTGCCCCCCGGGGAGCCCCGGCACCACAGCATCACCTCCCGGGAGGTGCACGCCAGCACCGGCGAGCCCCCCACCATGGGGCTCACTCCCCTCGTCCCATCGGCAGCCTCTCCTCTCGCGACACCCGAGTCCCTCCCTGTCACcactcccccgccccccgccaccccgctggccaccgccgccgccgcgctaaTGAACCCCGCCCCGGCCAATGACAGCCTCGCACCTCAGCAGGCCGCCGCCGGCGGTAACGCCACGGACGCCCTCGTCccgtcggcggcggcggtggcgtcgCCGGCGTCGCTGGGGAACGCCACGACGCAGCGGGGGCCGCCCGCCGACGGCGGCTCCACGGTGGGGCCGGcgtccacctctcctccccctccttcggCGCCTCCTTCACCGCGGGGGGCGAACGGCTCGGAAGAGGAGCCTCCGTCCACGGCCAGCGGGAGTTTCCTGAACCGGTTGGTACCGGCCACCGACCCCTGGGTCGCCGGCGGCAACGGCTCGGAGCCCACCCTTGAGGCGCCACGGGGCCCCGGGGACATCTGCCTGAGCCGGATGGACCTGGTGTGGGTGGTGCTGGCCATCAGCGTGCCCGTGGCCACCTGTT CCGTGCTGCTGACCGTGTGCTGCATGCGGAGGAAGAAGAAGTCGGCCAGCCAGGAGAACAACCTGAGCTACTGGAACAACGCCATCACCATGGACTACTTCAGCCGCCATGCCGTGGAGCTGCCCCGCGAGATACACACCCTGGAGAGCGAG
- the tmem108 gene encoding transmembrane protein 108 isoform X3, producing the protein MKSSLQALSSSLLSVLAFLLIPEGVMSSAPTPHLSHTSWNSDISTANALPSPSPPPPPRPDLQQEGSGGVAFLSGPQAPPTHAHAVRGMKSPDRVSSEASARRGGAQGGPQGVSGGPAGLQRPSVEQPTHTASLEVWRDGGGSLPPGEPRHHSITSREVHASTGEPPTMGLTPLVPSAASPLATPESLPVTTPPPPATPLATAAAALMNPAPANDSLAPQQAAAGGNATDALVPSAAAVASPASLGNATTQRGPPADGGSTVGPASTSPPPPSAPPSPRGANGSEEEPPSTASGSFLNRLVPATDPWVAGGNGSEPTLEAPRGPGDICLSRMDLVWVVLAISVPVATCSVLLTVCCMRRKKKSASQENNLSYWNNAITMDYFSRHAVELPREIHTLESEEQDTCLPPNGDYSGSSVVLVNPFCQETLFINRDKASNI; encoded by the exons ATGAAGTCAAGCCTGCAGGCCCTGAGCTCCTCGCTGCTGA gtgtTCTAGCGTTCCTTCTCATCCCAGAAGGTGTGATGTCATCAGCCCCGACGCCGCACCTGAGCCACACTTCCTGGAACTCTGATATCTCTACGGCAaatgccctcccctcccccagcccccctccccctccccgtccggACTTGCAGCAGGAGGGTTCCGGGGGCGTGGCGTTCTTATCCGGGCCTCAGGCTCCGCCCACGCACGCCCACGCGGTCCGGGGTATGAAGAGCCCAGACCGCGTCTCCAGTGAAGCCTCCGCCAGAAGAGGAGGGGCACAGGGGGGTCCCCAGGGCGTCTCCGGGGGCCCCGCAGGGCTGCAGAGGCCCAGCGTAGAGCAGCCCACCCATACGGCcagtctggaggtctggagGGACGGCGGGGGGTCGCTGCCCCCCGGGGAGCCCCGGCACCACAGCATCACCTCCCGGGAGGTGCACGCCAGCACCGGCGAGCCCCCCACCATGGGGCTCACTCCCCTCGTCCCATCGGCAGCCTCTCCTCTCGCGACACCCGAGTCCCTCCCTGTCACcactcccccgccccccgccaccccgctggccaccgccgccgccgcgctaaTGAACCCCGCCCCGGCCAATGACAGCCTCGCACCTCAGCAGGCCGCCGCCGGCGGTAACGCCACGGACGCCCTCGTCccgtcggcggcggcggtggcgtcgCCGGCGTCGCTGGGGAACGCCACGACGCAGCGGGGGCCGCCCGCCGACGGCGGCTCCACGGTGGGGCCGGcgtccacctctcctccccctccttcggCGCCTCCTTCACCGCGGGGGGCGAACGGCTCGGAAGAGGAGCCTCCGTCCACGGCCAGCGGGAGTTTCCTGAACCGGTTGGTACCGGCCACCGACCCCTGGGTCGCCGGCGGCAACGGCTCGGAGCCCACCCTTGAGGCGCCACGGGGCCCCGGGGACATCTGCCTGAGCCGGATGGACCTGGTGTGGGTGGTGCTGGCCATCAGCGTGCCCGTGGCCACCTGTT CCGTGCTGCTGACCGTGTGCTGCATGCGGAGGAAGAAGAAGTCGGCCAGCCAGGAGAACAACCTGAGCTACTGGAACAACGCCATCACCATGGACTACTTCAGCCGCCATGCCGTGGAGCTGCCCCGCGAGATACACACCCTGGAGAGCGAG